The Peribacillus sp. FSL E2-0218 genome contains a region encoding:
- the kapD gene encoding 3'-5' exonuclease KapD, which translates to MDEQQQYVFIDFEFTMPEGKANPVGFYPEIIEVGFVTVMNETIQEQFSSFVNPLKFPDLTGRCKKFLNITQDQVDRGISFEELVSLLRKIDEQHPTTIVTWGNMDMKVLRQNCQKAGLKFPFSGKQTDLCLEYKRFFGDQNQTGLWKAVQAYGKEGTGKHHRALDDAITTYNIFKLVEKDKSYMQNHEPTTIGDRIDLSKVLNHLAL; encoded by the coding sequence ATGGACGAACAACAGCAATATGTATTCATAGATTTTGAATTTACGATGCCGGAGGGGAAAGCGAATCCAGTAGGCTTTTATCCGGAAATCATTGAGGTCGGCTTCGTCACCGTCATGAATGAGACGATTCAGGAGCAATTTTCTTCTTTTGTCAACCCATTGAAATTTCCAGACTTAACGGGAAGGTGCAAGAAATTCTTGAATATAACCCAAGACCAGGTGGACCGGGGGATTTCATTTGAAGAGCTGGTTTCTTTATTGAGGAAGATAGATGAGCAGCATCCAACGACAATTGTGACTTGGGGGAATATGGACATGAAGGTGCTCCGCCAAAACTGTCAGAAAGCAGGGTTGAAGTTCCCGTTTTCAGGAAAACAGACGGATCTTTGTTTGGAGTATAAACGCTTTTTCGGGGATCAAAATCAAACCGGCCTTTGGAAGGCTGTACAGGCCTATGGGAAAGAAGGGACAGGCAAGCATCATAGGGCGCTGGATGACGCAATCACGACATACAATATCTTTAAGCTGGTAGAGAAGGATAAGAGCTATATGCAAAATCATGAACCGACCACGATTGGCGATCGCATTGATTTATCGAAGGTGCTGAATCATTTAGCGTTATAA
- a CDS encoding transglycosylase domain-containing protein, translating to MRTYLGYITIFLLVPVLALFIFLSYQEWSLAQSPYHVLDERIPIDSIELAQTSYMTAANGKVISEVSDGGKRTYLKLDDIPLFLENLFIVSEDQKFYEHGGVDLSGISRALLINSQNDAIEQGGSTITQQLARNVFLTHDRTYNRKLSELLYAYQLERKKSKQEIMELYLNAIYFSNGAYGIEAASQFYFSKPTRELSKAELAFLAAIPNNPEHYNPLQHFDATKKRQERLLKQMVAEGDLEQMEYDRLIKSTIRLNLSTSVELYPDYVTYVHQELKNLVATSEGLSKPLQSSDESVRQKAEAELANKVEKLLHSGVTIHTALDTKLQTQSKTALQSKIGVNDIEGAIVVIQHHTHELVSLIGGKDYKKNSFNRSYQSYRQPGSAIKPLLDYAPYLEETGADINQLVSGASYCSNSYCPKNYSGDSYGMVTLRTAFAQSYNTPAIRLFEKTGIKKSFSYLDAFDFKRITMKDHHISSAIGGFEYGMSPLELTNAYTSFQDGNYQPARAIIKVTDKQGKTVYSWKDKPKEVWSKNTVSKMRTLLHEVTMTGTGRKAYFPAEYVGGKTGTTNDVKDMWFVGLTANYTTGVWIGKDKPANLQAIYSRSPHTLIWKDISQTAEQ from the coding sequence ATGCGCACGTATCTTGGTTATATCACGATTTTCTTGTTAGTTCCTGTTCTGGCCTTATTCATCTTTCTTTCCTATCAAGAATGGTCATTGGCCCAATCTCCCTATCATGTGCTCGATGAGCGCATTCCCATTGATTCGATTGAATTGGCCCAGACAAGTTACATGACGGCCGCAAATGGAAAAGTGATCAGCGAGGTATCCGATGGCGGAAAAAGGACCTACCTAAAACTTGATGATATCCCTCTATTCCTGGAAAATCTGTTCATCGTTTCCGAAGATCAAAAATTCTATGAGCATGGCGGCGTCGACCTGTCGGGGATCAGCAGGGCACTTCTTATCAATTCCCAAAATGATGCGATCGAACAAGGCGGCAGCACCATCACCCAGCAACTGGCCCGGAATGTTTTCCTTACCCATGATCGGACTTATAACCGGAAACTCAGTGAACTCCTCTATGCCTATCAATTGGAGCGCAAGAAATCCAAACAGGAAATCATGGAGCTATATTTGAATGCCATCTATTTCAGTAATGGCGCCTATGGGATCGAAGCCGCTTCCCAGTTTTACTTCAGCAAACCGACTCGGGAGTTGTCCAAGGCTGAGCTGGCCTTCTTGGCCGCGATCCCTAATAATCCGGAACACTATAATCCCCTTCAACATTTTGATGCAACGAAAAAGCGACAAGAGAGGTTGCTGAAACAAATGGTAGCCGAAGGCGATTTGGAACAGATGGAGTATGATAGGCTTATCAAAAGTACGATTAGATTGAACTTGTCCACCTCGGTCGAGCTATATCCCGATTATGTGACGTATGTTCATCAGGAATTGAAAAATCTGGTGGCAACCTCTGAAGGTCTCTCGAAACCTCTGCAAAGTTCTGATGAGTCTGTCCGTCAAAAAGCGGAAGCCGAGCTTGCTAACAAAGTCGAAAAGCTTTTACATTCCGGTGTAACCATTCATACCGCACTCGATACGAAACTGCAAACCCAGTCCAAGACTGCCCTGCAATCGAAAATCGGTGTCAATGATATCGAGGGAGCGATAGTGGTTATACAGCATCATACGCACGAGCTTGTCTCTTTGATTGGGGGAAAAGATTATAAAAAAAATTCTTTCAATCGTTCATACCAAAGCTATAGGCAGCCGGGATCGGCCATCAAGCCCCTGCTTGACTATGCTCCCTACCTTGAGGAAACCGGGGCTGACATCAATCAGCTTGTAAGCGGAGCGAGCTATTGCAGCAATAGCTACTGCCCAAAGAACTATAGCGGTGATAGCTACGGGATGGTCACGTTAAGGACCGCCTTCGCTCAATCCTATAACACACCCGCCATCCGCCTTTTTGAAAAGACGGGTATAAAAAAGAGCTTTTCGTATCTCGACGCCTTCGATTTCAAAAGAATCACCATGAAGGATCACCATATCAGTTCGGCCATAGGCGGCTTCGAATACGGCATGAGTCCCCTCGAATTGACGAATGCCTATACCTCCTTCCAAGATGGCAACTACCAGCCAGCGCGCGCGATCATTAAAGTCACCGACAAACAAGGTAAAACCGTTTATAGCTGGAAGGATAAACCCAAGGAGGTATGGAGCAAAAACACCGTCAGCAAAATGAGGACGCTTCTCCATGAAGTAACCATGACCGGTACGGGCCGCAAAGCCTACTTCCCTGCGGAATATGTCGGCGGCAAAACCGGTACGACCAATGATGTAAAAGACATGTGGTTTGTCGGCCTGACCGCAAACTACACGACAGGCGTCTGGATCGGCAAGGACAAACCAGCCAACCTACAGGCCATTTATTCACGCTCACCGCATACACTGATATGGAAAGACATCAGCCAAACGGCCGAGCAATAA
- a CDS encoding PatB family C-S lyase, protein MNKSIFEEHYERENTGSVKWDKSSLKTLFGSEDVLPMWIADMDFPAPEGIQKALFERLKHPILGYTAPSDTVFTAIQNWLKDRHSWKVEKEWISFSSGIVSAISTTIQAFTNPGDKILLQSPVYTPFFDMIKSNDREVVNSPLSLEEGRFTIDFTDFEDKLKNGVKVFLFCSPHNPGGRVWTKDELLRIGELCQKYDVIIVSDEIHADLFHKGSTHYPIASLSKELAAMTVTLMAPSKTFNIAGMQASFLITSNKKLQQQLQKVQMKLAFHGLNILALTAMEAAYREGLEWLTEMMDYIEENIKLAEKFMAEELPALHVMHPDASYLLWIDCRDLGLSDEEIKERLIHHGKLALEPGSKYGPGGEGFVRMNIGCSRATLLEGLKRLKRAFS, encoded by the coding sequence TTGAATAAATCAATTTTTGAAGAACATTATGAAAGGGAGAATACGGGATCCGTGAAATGGGATAAAAGCTCGCTTAAAACATTGTTTGGAAGCGAGGATGTACTGCCAATGTGGATAGCCGATATGGATTTCCCGGCTCCCGAAGGCATTCAAAAAGCGTTGTTCGAGCGCTTGAAACATCCCATTTTAGGTTATACCGCCCCTTCGGATACAGTTTTCACCGCAATTCAAAACTGGCTGAAAGATCGCCATTCCTGGAAAGTCGAAAAAGAGTGGATCTCTTTCAGTTCCGGTATCGTTTCGGCCATCAGCACGACGATCCAAGCCTTTACAAATCCCGGTGATAAAATATTGCTTCAATCACCTGTGTATACACCATTTTTTGATATGATCAAAAGCAACGACCGGGAAGTGGTCAACAGTCCCCTTAGCCTTGAGGAAGGCCGCTTTACGATCGATTTCACCGATTTTGAAGACAAGCTGAAAAACGGAGTGAAGGTATTCCTTTTTTGCAGCCCTCATAACCCGGGCGGACGTGTCTGGACAAAGGACGAACTGCTGCGAATCGGGGAACTTTGTCAAAAGTACGATGTCATCATAGTCAGTGATGAAATTCATGCTGACTTGTTCCACAAGGGATCGACACATTACCCGATTGCCTCGCTTTCAAAAGAATTAGCGGCGATGACCGTGACATTAATGGCCCCAAGCAAAACTTTCAATATTGCCGGCATGCAGGCTTCCTTCCTGATCACCAGCAACAAGAAATTGCAGCAGCAATTGCAGAAGGTTCAAATGAAATTAGCTTTCCACGGCCTCAACATCTTGGCCTTGACAGCCATGGAAGCCGCCTACCGGGAAGGCTTGGAATGGCTGACGGAAATGATGGACTACATCGAGGAAAATATTAAGCTGGCAGAGAAATTCATGGCTGAAGAACTTCCTGCACTGCATGTGATGCATCCTGATGCTTCGTACCTATTATGGATAGACTGCCGTGACCTTGGTCTGTCCGATGAGGAAATCAAGGAACGGCTGATCCATCACGGGAAGCTTGCATTGGAGCCAGGGTCCAAATATGGCCCAGGCGGGGAAGGCTTCGTCCGAATGAACATCGGTTGTTCACGCGCTACACTCCTGGAAGGGCTAAAGCGGTTAAAACGAGCTTTTTCATAA
- a CDS encoding peptidylprolyl isomerase, with translation MTMTNFPQLTSEVLENEKAVIMQTTIGDIKIKLFPELAPKTVENFLTHAENGYYEGIIFHRVIKDFMLQGGDPTGTGMGGESIWGAPFEDEFSMQLFNLRGALSMANAGPGTNGSQFFVVQAQHVDSRMGGQMKQAGYPEEIISAYMEQGGTPWLDHKHSVFGQVIEGMDVVDAIADVETVAGDKPAEDVVIKGITIL, from the coding sequence ATGACAATGACAAACTTTCCGCAATTAACAAGTGAAGTATTGGAAAATGAAAAAGCGGTCATCATGCAAACGACGATTGGCGATATTAAAATCAAGCTATTCCCTGAGCTTGCTCCAAAGACAGTGGAAAATTTCTTGACACATGCTGAAAACGGTTACTACGAAGGGATCATTTTCCACCGTGTCATCAAGGATTTCATGCTGCAAGGCGGAGATCCAACAGGAACTGGAATGGGTGGAGAAAGCATTTGGGGAGCGCCATTCGAGGACGAATTCTCGATGCAATTATTCAATTTGCGAGGAGCGCTTTCCATGGCAAATGCAGGACCGGGAACGAACGGCAGCCAATTCTTCGTCGTACAAGCCCAGCACGTGGACAGCAGGATGGGCGGGCAAATGAAGCAAGCCGGTTATCCTGAGGAAATCATCAGTGCTTATATGGAACAAGGCGGCACACCATGGCTTGACCATAAGCATTCCGTTTTTGGACAAGTCATCGAAGGCATGGACGTCGTGGATGCGATTGCTGACGTGGAAACCGTGGCAGGAGACAAGCCAGCCGAAGATGTAGTCATTAAAGGAATCACCATTTTATAA
- a CDS encoding GNAT family N-acetyltransferase: MQIVAKRMIAADTVKRFFIDHWETSQVVFSRGLFHYAELEGFGVMDEDGEISGLGTYKVSDQVCQIISLNSVHGNQGVGSSLLYVMENIAKEKNCHTIKAITTNDNLQALKFFQKRGYAISEIVKNAVEHSREIKPEIPFYSRDGIPIRDEIILEKNV; this comes from the coding sequence ATGCAAATCGTAGCGAAAAGGATGATTGCGGCAGATACGGTTAAGCGTTTTTTCATAGACCACTGGGAGACGAGCCAAGTCGTTTTTTCAAGGGGCTTATTTCATTATGCCGAACTTGAGGGTTTCGGGGTGATGGATGAGGATGGAGAAATCTCTGGATTGGGCACGTACAAGGTGTCCGATCAAGTATGCCAGATCATTTCTTTGAATAGTGTGCATGGTAATCAAGGTGTGGGCTCATCGTTGCTTTATGTGATGGAGAATATCGCTAAGGAGAAAAACTGCCATACAATTAAAGCGATTACGACGAATGATAATCTACAGGCATTGAAGTTCTTTCAAAAGAGAGGGTATGCCATTTCGGAAATCGTCAAAAATGCAGTGGAACATTCACGGGAAATCAAGCCTGAAATTCCTTTTTACAGCAGAGATGGCATCCCGATCCGAGATGAGATCATATTGGAGAAAAACGTCTAA
- a CDS encoding TraR/DksA C4-type zinc finger protein: protein MLSNQQIKGFQQQLQQTKQELKERLHDSGDFDLRRSMHDSTGELSSYDNHPGDQGTELYEREKDLALTEHYRDEISDIDRALTAIEAGEYGKCEVCSADIPLERLNAIPTTTFCVEHTPSRETSDNRPIEEEVLGPSFGKFDNEEQNESVAFDAEDSWQEVASFGTSETPSDFAYPPNDYEDMYIDSEENIGYVEDYENFVGVDIYGKEITVYPNSQYEELKEELFEENIQTSFGDLPRYEHDPYVEEDKE, encoded by the coding sequence ATGCTTTCCAATCAGCAGATAAAAGGCTTTCAACAGCAATTGCAGCAAACGAAGCAGGAGCTGAAGGAGCGATTACATGATTCGGGCGACTTCGATTTAAGAAGGAGCATGCACGATTCGACTGGTGAATTATCCAGTTATGATAATCACCCTGGCGATCAAGGAACCGAATTATATGAACGTGAAAAGGATTTGGCGCTTACAGAGCATTATCGCGATGAAATAAGTGATATCGATCGGGCCCTAACCGCCATCGAGGCAGGGGAGTATGGTAAATGCGAGGTTTGCTCAGCCGATATTCCGCTTGAACGGTTGAATGCCATCCCTACGACAACCTTTTGTGTCGAGCATACCCCATCAAGGGAAACCTCGGACAATCGTCCGATCGAGGAAGAAGTGCTGGGGCCATCATTCGGTAAATTCGATAACGAAGAACAAAACGAATCGGTCGCATTCGATGCCGAGGATTCATGGCAGGAAGTAGCATCCTTTGGAACATCCGAAACGCCTTCCGATTTCGCTTATCCGCCAAACGACTACGAAGATATGTACATCGATTCAGAAGAGAACATCGGGTATGTAGAGGATTATGAAAATTTCGTAGGTGTCGATATTTATGGGAAGGAAATAACGGTATACCCGAATTCCCAGTATGAAGAACTGAAGGAAGAGCTTTTTGAAGAAAATATCCAAACCTCCTTTGGGGATTTGCCTCGTTATGAGCATGATCCTTATGTGGAGGAAGATAAAGAATAA
- a CDS encoding kinase-associated lipoprotein B, with protein sequence MSEQDFKIGDKVTAIYKTGKYIGEVTDIRPAAYLVKVLAVMKHPMQGDLHNPKQTEVSMFHQRRALAFREQTNVPKNMVRVFDGEIPEYRESLNEAVAKMKQTLSEDDTEWNEKSLRLLEDLAVDYFK encoded by the coding sequence ATGTCAGAACAAGATTTTAAAATCGGCGATAAGGTTACCGCGATATATAAAACAGGAAAATACATCGGCGAAGTCACCGATATCCGGCCTGCTGCATATCTTGTTAAAGTGTTGGCTGTCATGAAGCATCCCATGCAGGGAGATCTTCATAACCCGAAGCAAACGGAAGTGTCCATGTTCCATCAACGGCGTGCCCTTGCATTCCGGGAGCAAACCAATGTGCCTAAGAATATGGTCAGGGTCTTTGATGGGGAAATTCCTGAGTATCGGGAATCCTTAAACGAGGCTGTTGCGAAAATGAAACAAACCTTAAGCGAAGACGATACGGAGTGGAATGAAAAAAGCTTGCGGCTCCTCGAAGATCTAGCGGTGGATTATTTCAAATAA
- a CDS encoding Lrp/AsnC family transcriptional regulator, with product MHLNEEELEVLRIIENNSRIDLNDLAKMTDLSEADIEITLKKLEDMRVIVRYLTVINWAKVDEYHGVTAMIDVKVTPKRGVGFDEVAKRIYKFKEVQSVYLMSGAYDLSVIVEGRSMNEVASFVSEKLSTLDSVISTTTHFIMKKYKHDGTIFDQTEEDKRIVVSP from the coding sequence ATGCACTTGAATGAAGAGGAATTGGAAGTCTTGAGAATCATTGAAAATAACAGCCGGATCGACCTGAATGATTTGGCTAAAATGACCGATTTATCAGAAGCGGACATTGAAATTACATTGAAAAAATTAGAAGATATGCGTGTCATCGTCCGTTATTTAACGGTCATCAATTGGGCTAAGGTGGATGAATACCACGGTGTCACGGCGATGATTGATGTGAAGGTTACACCAAAACGCGGCGTCGGTTTCGATGAGGTCGCAAAACGGATTTACAAATTCAAAGAAGTGCAATCTGTGTATTTAATGTCAGGCGCCTATGATCTTTCAGTCATTGTCGAGGGACGCTCGATGAATGAAGTGGCTAGCTTCGTTTCCGAAAAACTTTCGACGCTTGATTCCGTCATTTCGACGACGACGCACTTCATCATGAAAAAATACAAGCATGATGGCACCATTTTCGATCAAACTGAAGAAGATAAGCGGATCGTGGTGTCACCATGA
- a CDS encoding alpha/beta hydrolase, whose amino-acid sequence MERQTIIGRERVDNIDIYFEYDRMDDSLPTLVLLHGFLSSSFSFRKLVPHLIKEFNVISLDLPPFGQSGKDYRYTYSFRNIAKSVVRFLAGKNIGKFSIIGHSMGGQVSLQLIQSHPDLVEHAILLAGSGYQPSYSEKMKLVSYLPFFSFGIKGYLQRSGIEKNLKNVVHDPALIDDEMRQGYIRPFMEKHDIFRALGRMLRDKEVDLLKDELRDILTPCLLVWGRHDRVVPLEIGQRLHGDLPNSELVVLEDTGHLLPEEKPAEIYQLIKQFLGTAALDFGPKEHAHE is encoded by the coding sequence ATGGAACGTCAAACAATCATCGGCAGGGAACGGGTGGATAATATAGATATCTATTTCGAATATGACCGAATGGATGACTCCCTTCCCACCCTTGTACTGCTTCACGGCTTCTTGTCATCCAGCTTCAGCTTCCGTAAGTTGGTGCCCCACTTAATCAAGGAATTCAACGTGATCTCATTGGACCTTCCTCCATTCGGACAAAGCGGAAAAGATTATCGATATACGTATTCATTCCGCAACATCGCCAAATCCGTTGTCCGCTTTTTAGCGGGGAAAAACATCGGCAAATTCAGCATCATCGGCCATTCCATGGGTGGGCAGGTTTCCTTGCAGCTCATCCAATCGCATCCTGATTTGGTTGAACACGCGATTCTCCTTGCCGGATCAGGCTACCAGCCCAGCTATTCGGAAAAGATGAAGCTGGTCAGCTACCTGCCTTTCTTTTCATTCGGGATAAAGGGGTATCTCCAGCGTTCGGGCATCGAAAAAAACTTGAAAAATGTTGTCCATGACCCAGCCCTGATCGATGATGAAATGCGCCAAGGATATATAAGGCCATTCATGGAAAAGCATGATATATTCCGTGCCCTGGGGAGGATGCTCCGGGATAAGGAAGTAGATTTGCTGAAGGATGAACTTCGCGATATTCTGACACCCTGCCTGCTGGTATGGGGAAGACATGACCGCGTCGTGCCGCTGGAAATCGGCCAAAGGCTTCATGGCGATCTGCCCAATTCCGAACTAGTTGTGCTTGAAGATACCGGCCATTTGCTTCCCGAGGAAAAGCCTGCGGAAATCTACCAATTAATCAAACAATTCCTCGGAACAGCCGCCCTTGACTTTGGACCTAAGGAACATGCTCACGAGTAA
- a CDS encoding manganese catalase family protein, producing the protein MYFYKEDLINMIVPDKPDPSAAKVLQEALGGQFGEMRTMMQYSFQSANFRGKAKQYRDLIRGVFLEELSHIELVQSTINQLLNDAGGNMPGNSGIDGAPLDDVIKGGANPHHFIMGAKASLPVDAGGNPWTGAYVYDHGNLVANLLNNVVLESTGVLQKSRIYEMSSNKSLRETIAFLMVRDNAHQNAFAKALETLGVSWGKIFPVPNYDLNKYPECRKYVDLGYHNAQFNFRLDQTRISEVFQGETPSRNGGQLTVTEPPNGYPVPEMPDMPNEHSPGLYDLNS; encoded by the coding sequence TTGTATTTTTATAAAGAAGATTTAATCAATATGATCGTTCCTGATAAGCCTGATCCAAGTGCGGCCAAAGTTCTTCAGGAGGCGCTTGGAGGACAATTCGGTGAAATGCGGACGATGATGCAATATTCATTCCAGAGCGCCAACTTCCGCGGCAAAGCCAAACAATATCGTGATTTGATCCGTGGTGTATTCTTGGAAGAGCTAAGCCATATTGAACTGGTCCAATCGACGATCAACCAATTGCTGAATGATGCAGGCGGGAATATGCCGGGAAATTCCGGTATCGATGGCGCCCCATTGGATGATGTCATCAAGGGCGGCGCAAACCCCCACCATTTCATCATGGGGGCAAAAGCATCCCTCCCCGTCGATGCGGGAGGAAATCCTTGGACTGGCGCATATGTTTATGATCATGGAAATCTCGTTGCCAACCTTCTGAATAATGTCGTTCTTGAATCGACTGGGGTGCTGCAAAAGTCGAGGATTTATGAAATGAGCTCCAATAAATCGTTGCGTGAAACGATCGCCTTTTTGATGGTTCGCGACAATGCTCACCAAAACGCTTTTGCCAAAGCCTTGGAAACACTCGGGGTCAGTTGGGGCAAGATCTTTCCTGTACCGAATTATGATTTGAATAAATACCCTGAATGCCGCAAATATGTGGATTTAGGCTATCACAATGCCCAGTTCAACTTCAGGCTCGACCAAACCCGGATCAGTGAGGTTTTCCAAGGTGAAACGCCTAGCCGCAATGGCGGACAGCTTACTGTCACGGAGCCTCCGAATGGCTACCCCGTTCCTGAAATGCCGGATATGCCAAATGAGCATAGCCCTGGTTTGTATGACTTGAACAGTTAA
- a CDS encoding M50 family metallopeptidase: protein MPDYKYVVLHPLFCLFCLFFLLGILFVMTADTLYILIGQLAAILVIAIGFHELGHWLLGTLLNMKFKFLAFFCILLTKEEGKIRCELNNSLPLSFGVTKMYFDDSLSESNIRQRKIWYYAGGPLANFFLLTVASLVHFMLDWDKGSFSDVLPYFIVLNLVIMVATMVPIEGTDGWSIMEIIKRTEEQVKGDSQLESFYFRPVQQLTTHDISWLKAKMNEAAKSDDVFSITLLLLHHYLAAHRPEEGNEILQAGLDKIELAQEQTVLRQILIFYKTLVAFYMNDTLSNDGYQELQKITFWYGEAFYTIAQAIIQEPNNKSGRMVAELEKGLSKTGELMDPNQQGILRMVLPSIGKGG, encoded by the coding sequence ATGCCTGATTATAAATATGTAGTCCTTCACCCGTTATTTTGTTTGTTTTGTCTCTTTTTCTTATTGGGCATTCTGTTTGTAATGACGGCTGACACCCTTTATATATTGATTGGACAATTAGCAGCCATCCTCGTCATCGCGATAGGATTCCACGAACTGGGTCATTGGCTGCTGGGTACCTTGTTGAACATGAAATTTAAATTCCTTGCGTTTTTCTGTATCTTGCTAACGAAAGAAGAGGGGAAGATTAGATGTGAGTTAAATAATAGCCTGCCGCTCTCTTTTGGAGTGACGAAAATGTATTTTGATGACAGTCTGTCTGAAAGTAATATTAGGCAAAGAAAAATTTGGTATTATGCTGGTGGCCCGTTAGCGAATTTTTTCTTGCTTACCGTAGCCTCTCTGGTACATTTCATGTTGGACTGGGATAAAGGGAGTTTTAGTGATGTATTGCCTTACTTCATCGTTTTGAATCTTGTGATCATGGTTGCCACTATGGTTCCTATTGAAGGAACAGATGGGTGGAGTATTATGGAAATTATTAAGAGGACAGAAGAGCAGGTTAAGGGCGATAGTCAGCTAGAATCATTCTACTTTCGCCCCGTCCAACAGCTGACAACTCATGACATTAGTTGGCTGAAAGCAAAAATGAATGAGGCAGCCAAATCTGACGATGTCTTTAGTATAACGCTTCTGCTACTCCATCATTATCTGGCAGCCCATCGTCCTGAGGAGGGGAATGAAATCCTTCAGGCTGGTCTTGACAAGATTGAGCTAGCGCAGGAACAGACGGTGCTAAGGCAAATTCTGATTTTTTATAAAACATTAGTGGCATTCTACATGAACGATACGCTCTCAAATGATGGCTATCAAGAACTGCAGAAGATAACCTTTTGGTATGGTGAGGCTTTTTATACGATAGCCCAGGCAATCATACAAGAACCAAATAATAAGAGTGGACGAATGGTAGCGGAGCTTGAAAAGGGCTTATCGAAAACAGGTGAGTTAATGGATCCAAATCAACAAGGAATTCTTAGGATGGTTCTACCTTCAATCGGTAAAGGGGGTTGA
- a CDS encoding DUF1871 family protein → MDTQQMNIALVAVLQEWDPFRIGGDLYEPEIADTVVAIRDIDSSRELAEKIQSIYEFAFDESIDFDKCLEVAQKLLIIKNDASCSL, encoded by the coding sequence ATGGATACACAGCAAATGAATATCGCGTTGGTGGCCGTTTTACAAGAGTGGGACCCTTTCCGGATCGGAGGGGACTTATATGAGCCGGAAATTGCCGATACAGTCGTAGCCATCCGGGATATCGATAGCTCGCGGGAGCTCGCGGAAAAAATACAATCCATTTACGAGTTCGCTTTCGATGAATCCATCGATTTCGACAAATGCCTCGAAGTTGCACAGAAGCTGCTCATCATAAAAAATGATGCCAGCTGTTCCTTATAA
- a CDS encoding PH domain-containing protein, translated as MFKKIAADALGLSDIGSVISPADYDKVDADDYIMHEDGEKIYFLIKSKTDEYCFTNQAFIHLDGTSAISKKRTLMRYSYSQNTISNVTLETAGTVDLDAEIKFSIGARTFSIDVHKKFIEELKDLFKSLVKISEICHENEYALQFAQQSVNLASSTLNQVRTEGNQMAASFKEINAAAFEWLMDSRTKYHVKDFGYVFEKYINN; from the coding sequence ATGTTCAAGAAAATAGCGGCTGATGCCCTTGGTCTAAGTGATATTGGAAGTGTGATAAGTCCTGCCGATTATGACAAGGTCGATGCAGATGATTATATCATGCACGAAGATGGGGAAAAAATTTATTTCCTGATCAAATCGAAAACGGATGAGTATTGCTTCACCAATCAAGCTTTCATCCATTTGGATGGGACAAGTGCAATCAGCAAGAAGCGTACACTTATGAGGTACAGCTACAGCCAGAATACTATTTCCAACGTGACTCTTGAGACGGCGGGTACCGTGGATTTGGATGCGGAGATCAAATTTTCGATCGGTGCAAGGACCTTTTCCATCGATGTCCATAAAAAATTCATCGAAGAATTGAAGGACCTGTTCAAGTCACTCGTGAAAATATCGGAAATTTGCCATGAGAACGAGTATGCCCTGCAATTTGCGCAGCAAAGCGTAAATCTGGCTTCTTCGACCTTGAACCAAGTTCGCACCGAAGGAAATCAAATGGCGGCAAGCTTCAAGGAAATCAATGCCGCAGCGTTTGAATGGTTGATGGATAGCCGGACAAAATACCATGTGAAAGATTTCGGATACGTTTTTGAAAAATATATCAATAATTAA